In the genome of Cynocephalus volans isolate mCynVol1 chromosome 10, mCynVol1.pri, whole genome shotgun sequence, the window TACAATAGAGCTGATCTCTGCAGCCAACTTCCCCCAGAGGCCCTAAAATTGAGTTGTGGTGGTTTGtttctggagaaaaagaaacatcaaaatTTTACAACTTACTTTCCCACTTTAAATCAGTTCCATGTTTTTCATCAAAAAAGTCTAGAAAATGGGTCATGATTTACACTGGGGAAGGGGAAGTGTTCTAATAACCTTCTTATTCTCATGCCAGTGGTCTCCTGTTTCATGTTCAAACCTTCACTGCACACCTGACCCATAATTGATGAAGCACAGACTAAACCACAACTCTATCCTCCTGCGTCATCTGAAAGAATTATGGGCCTATAAGAATCATTATCACTGAGGGTGGACATGCTGTGCTGTGCAAAATGAGATGGAAGCACATAGTACCTAGAGGCAGCATGCCATGAGACAGCTCTCTTTGAGGAAGACAGACACATAGGAGATGATTCACGAAGAGTTGACCAGATGGACCCTAACacaacaggaaaaggaaataatgttTTCCATCCATCTTGAGAAATTTAACCAGGGAAACAAACTAGCCTAATTTGATAATTGCCTATTTGTTAGGATAAACAACAACAAGGAAAGAGTGTTGCATCTGATGATAGCAGCCCCTTAGCAGGGTATAAAAGAGACCTGAAGCAAGAAGACTTCCAGACCTTCCAAACCCACCTTCCTGGAAACTCACCCAGAACCTCCACCTTTTGACACCATGGTCAACTCCTGTTGTGGCTCCATCTGCTCTGACCAGGGCTGTGGCCAGGAGACTTGCTGCTGCCCCACCTGCTGCCGCCCCAGCTGCTGTGTGTCTAGTTGCTGCCGTCCCAGCTGCTGTGGATCTAGCTGCTGCCGCCCCACCTGCTGCCAGACCACCTGCTGCAGGACTACCTGCTGCCGCCCCAGCTGCTGTGGTTCCAGCTGCTGCCGTCCCTCTTGCTGTGGATCTAGCTGCTGTGGTTCTGGTTGCTGCCGTCCCTCTTGCTGTGGATCTAGCTGCTGTGGTTCCAGCTGCTGCCGACCCACCTGCTGCCAGACCACCTGCTGCAGGACTACCTGCTGCCGCCCCAGCTGCTGTGGTTCCAGCTGCTGCCGTCCCTCTTGCTGTGGATCTAGCTGCTGTGGTTCTGGCTGCTGCCGTCCGTCTTGCTGTGGTTCTAGTTGCTGTGGTTCTGGCTGTTGCCGCCCCACCTGCTGCCAGACCACCTGCTGCAGGACCCAATGCTACCGCCCCAGCTGCTGTGTGTAGCTGCTACTGCCCTAGCTCTTGCCAGACCACCTGCTGCCATCCAGCCTGTTCTAGTGATTCTTGCTGCTCAGCACTCTGACCTGCACTCACCTGTGTTTCATCAATCAATATTCTTGGTGTAGTTCATTTGTGAGCTGAATCATGGGAGACCAATTGTAAAACCTCTTTTCTGACTGATTCTTAAATTGACTTTGGCCTTCAAATATGCAGTTCTCCCTACCCCTACCCCCACTATATTACTCTCTCTCTCCCAAATGAAAACAAGTTTGAATTTTCCCTGAAATCTGTCAACAATCATGTCACCCTAATTGAAATATGTGCTTTCTGTCACGTTTTCTCACATGGAAAAATTCCTAcatcttaaataaattttaattttccaagcATTCAAATATAACGGCATcatgtctctttatttttctgatttaaatt includes:
- the LOC134389548 gene encoding keratin-associated protein 4-12-like isoform X2 gives rise to the protein MVNSCCGSICSDQGCGQETCCCPTCCRPSCCVSSCCRPSCCGSSCCRPTCCQTTCCRTTCCRPSCCGSSCCRPSCCGSSCCGSGCCRPSCCGSSCCGSSCCRPTCCQTTCCRTTCCRPSCCGSSCCRPSCCGSSCCGSGCCRPSCCGSSCCPSCCGSSCCCPSCYSSCYPHTCGCLHPVCGQVSCHTNCYRPTSVISTCPRPMCCASPGC
- the LOC134389548 gene encoding keratin-associated protein 4-2-like isoform X1, with translation MVNSCCGSICSDQGCGQETCCCPTCCRPSCCVSSCCRPSCCGSSCCRPTCCQTTCCRTTCCRPSCCGSSCCRPSCCGSSCCGSGCCRPSCCGSSCCGSSCCRPTCCQTTCCRTTCCRPSCCGSSCCRPSCCGSSCCGSGCCRPSCCGSSCCGSGCCRPTCCQTTCCRPSCCGSSCCCPSCYSSCYPHTCGCLHPVCGQVSCHTNCYRPTSVISTCPRPMCCASPGC
- the LOC134389548 gene encoding keratin-associated protein 4-12-like isoform X4; this translates as MVNSCCGSICSDQGCGQETCCCPTCCRPSCCVSSCCRPSCCGSSCCRPTCCQTTCCRTTCCRPSCCGSSCCRPSCCGSSCCGSGCCRPSCCGSSCCGSSCCRPTCCQTTCCRTTCCRPSCCGSSCCRPSCCGSSCCGSGCCRPCCCPSCYSSCYPHTCGCLHPVCGQVSCHTNCYRPTSVISTCPRPMCCASPGC
- the LOC134389548 gene encoding keratin-associated protein 4-12-like isoform X3, with product MVNSCCGSICSDQGCGQETCCCPTCCRPSCCVSSCCRPSCCGSSCCRPTCCQTTCCRTTCCRPSCCGSSCCRPSCCGSSCCGSGCCRPSCCGSSCCGSSCCRPTCCQTTCCRTTCCRPSCCGSSCCRPSCCGSSCCGSGCCRPSCCGSSCCGSGCCRPTCCQTTCCRTQCCCLHPVCGQVSCHTNCYRPTSVISTCPRPMCCASPGC